In the genome of Triticum urartu cultivar G1812 chromosome 5, Tu2.1, whole genome shotgun sequence, one region contains:
- the LOC125511227 gene encoding nucleobase-ascorbate transporter 6-like, producing MAAPPPKQEELQPHAVRDQLPAVSYCLTSPPPWPEAILLGFQHYVVMLGTTVIIPTALVPQMGGGNEEKARVVQTLLFVAGINTLLQSFLGTRLPAVIGGSYTFVAPTISIVLAARYSGIADPHEKFLRTMRGTQGALIVASTLQIIMGFSGLWRIVVRLLSPLSAAPLVALVGFGLYELGFPSVAKCIEIGLPEIILLVALSQYVPHLVPLLGTAFERFAVIMSVAIVWLYAFFLTVGGAYKNAAPKTQFHCRTDRSGLVGGAPWITVPYPFQWGAPTFDAGECFAMMAAAFVALVESTGAFIAVSRYASATPCPPSVMSRGIGWQGVGILLAGLFGTANGCSVSVENAGLLGLTRVGSRRVVQISAGFMLFFSILGKFGAVFASIPGPIIAAIYCLLFAYVGMAGVGFLQFCNLNSFRTKFILGFSLFMGISVPQYFNEYTSVAGFGPVHTHARWFNDMINVVFSSKAFVGGATALLLDSTLHRHDSTARKDRGHHFWDRFRSFKTDPRSEEFYSLPFNLNKFFPSF from the exons AtggccgcgccgccgcccaaGCAGGAGGAGCTGCAGCCGCACGCCGTCCGGGACCAGCTGCCGGCCGTCTCCTACTGCCTCACCAGCCCGCCCCCATGGC CGGAGGCCATCCTGCTGGGCTTCCAGCACTACGTCGTCATGCTCGGCACCACCGTCATCATCCCCACCGCGCTCGTCCCGCAGATGGGCGGCGGCAAC GAGGAGAAGGCGCGGGTGGTGCAGACGCTGCTCTTCGTCGCCGGGATCAACACGCTGCTGCAGAGCTTCCTCGGCACGCGCCTCCCCGCCGTCATCGGGGGCTCCTACACCTTCGTCGCGCCCACCATCTCCATCGTCCTCGCCGCCCGCTACAGCGGCATCGCCGACCCGCACGAGAAGTTCCTCCGCACCATGCGCGGCACGCAGGGCGCGCTCATCGTCGCCTCCACGCTCCAGATCATCATGGGCTTCAGCGGCCTCTGGCGCATTGTCGTCAG GCTGCTGAGCCCGCTGTCGGCGGCGCCCCTCGTCGCGCTCGTCGGGTTCGGCCTCTACGAGCTTGGATTCCCAAGT GTTGCGAAATGCATCGAGATCGGTCTTCCAGAGATCATACTGCTGGTGGCTCTTTCCCAG TACGTACCTCATCTGGTGCCTTTGCTGGGGACTGCATTCGAGCGGTTCGCCGTCATAATGTCGGTGGCCATCGTGTGGCTTTACGCCTTCTTCCTCACCGTCGGTGGGGCGTACAAGAATGCTGCTCCAAAAACCCAATTCCACTGCCGCACTGATCGATCTGGCCTAGTTGGGGGTGCTCCCTG GATAACTGTGCCATACCCATTCCAGTGGGGAGCACCGACTTTTGATGCTGGTGAATGCTTTGCCATGATGGCAGCTGCTTTTGTTGCTCTTGTGGAG TCTACTGGTGCTTTCATTGCGGTTTCACGGTACGCCAGTGCAACGCCATGCCCTCCTTCTGTTATGAGTCGCGGCATCGGTTGGCAG GGGGTTGGCATTTTGCTGGCCGGCTTATTTGGAACGGCTAATGGGTGCTCTGTATCTGT GGAAAATGCTGGGCTGCTAGGTTTGACACGTGTTGGCAGCCGGCGTGTGGTGCAGATTTCCGCTGGGTTTATGCTATTCTTCTCTATTCTCG GGAAATTTGGAGCTGTTTTCGCATCAATTCCGGGCCCAATAATCGCAGCCATATACTGTCTTCTCTTTGCATATGTTG GTATGGCAGGGGTCGGGTTCCTTCAGTTTTGCAACCTCAACAGCTTCCGAACAAAATTCATCCTGGGATTCTCCTTGTTCATGGGTATATCGGTTCCACAGTATTTCAATGAGTACACCTCTGTTGCAGGCTTTGGCCCGGTACACACGCACGCAAGATGG TTCAACGACATGATCAACGTGGTGTTCTCGTCGAAAGCGTTTGTCGGAGGCGCCACCGCCCTTCTCCTGGACAGCACCCTGCACAGGCACGACAGCACCGCCAGGAAGGACCGGGGCCACCATTTCTGGGACAGGTTCAGGTCTTTCAAGACAGACCCGAGAAGCGAGGAGTTCTACTCCCTGCCCTTCAACCTCAACAAGTTCTTCCCGTCCTTCTGA